A portion of the Candidatus Eisenbacteria bacterium genome contains these proteins:
- the mraZ gene encoding division/cell wall cluster transcriptional repressor MraZ: MATFRGSYQHSIDHKGRVSIPARFRRVLGGENDTVVILRGLDTCVWLYSVEEFQRFEDRLRARSVGDEATRRFQRMLLVDSRDETLDAQGRVAIPPRLIAHAQLEKDVLVIGVMDRMEIWNPALFEQYLKSSNRTYEDIAGEILL; this comes from the coding sequence ATGGCGACGTTCCGGGGCAGCTACCAGCACTCCATCGACCACAAAGGGCGGGTCAGCATCCCCGCCCGCTTCCGCAGGGTCCTCGGCGGTGAGAACGACACCGTGGTCATCCTTCGCGGCCTGGACACGTGCGTGTGGCTCTACTCGGTCGAGGAGTTCCAGCGCTTCGAGGACCGTCTTCGCGCGCGCTCGGTCGGCGACGAGGCGACCCGGCGCTTCCAGCGGATGCTCCTGGTCGATTCCCGTGACGAGACGCTCGACGCGCAGGGCCGCGTCGCGATCCCTCCACGCCTCATCGCCCACGCCCAGCTCGAGAAGGACGTGCTCGTGATCGGCGTCATGGACCGCATGGAGATCTGGAATCCCGCTCTCTTCGAGCAGTACCTCAAGTCTTCGAACCGCACGTACGAGGATATCGCCGGGGAGATCCTGCTGTGA